One Enterococcus silesiacus genomic window carries:
- a CDS encoding molybdenum ABC transporter ATP-binding protein: protein MKAFEFKNVSFIRDKKILLNNVNWTVQASENWAILGLNGAGKTLLLQLICGYLWPSKGRLEVLTQVFGHASIPELQRRIGWVSTALQYRMKDGETAEKIVLSGKFASIGIYQHYTPEELEQAKTILSNAGGESLIGKKYTVLSQGERQLVLISRALMTEPELLILDEPCNGLDLFAREKLLSQIQQIAEQKNHPTLLYVTHHTEEILPCFNHLMLLKAGNIFAKGTQAELFNEETFTDFYAEPIQIIPLKDERLAVYPK, encoded by the coding sequence ATGAAAGCATTTGAGTTTAAAAATGTATCTTTTATTCGGGATAAAAAGATACTGTTAAATAACGTGAATTGGACAGTTCAAGCATCGGAAAACTGGGCAATCCTCGGATTGAATGGCGCTGGTAAAACACTGCTTTTACAATTGATTTGCGGGTATCTCTGGCCTTCTAAAGGACGGCTAGAAGTTTTAACCCAAGTATTTGGTCACGCCTCGATACCTGAGTTACAACGCCGAATTGGCTGGGTCAGCACAGCTCTACAGTATCGTATGAAAGATGGAGAAACTGCTGAAAAAATTGTTCTATCTGGGAAATTCGCTAGCATCGGGATTTATCAACACTATACCCCTGAAGAACTTGAGCAGGCAAAAACTATTTTGAGCAATGCAGGCGGTGAATCGCTTATCGGGAAAAAATACACTGTTCTTTCTCAAGGTGAACGACAGTTAGTCTTGATCTCCAGAGCTTTGATGACTGAACCGGAGTTATTGATTTTAGATGAACCGTGCAATGGCTTGGATTTATTTGCTAGAGAAAAACTCTTGTCTCAAATCCAGCAGATCGCTGAGCAAAAGAATCATCCGACGCTTCTGTATGTTACTCACCATACAGAAGAAATTCTGCCTTGTTTTAATCACTTGATGTTGCTCAAAGCCGGAAACATTTTTGCAAAAGGAACACAAGCCGAACTATTCAATGAAGAAACATTCACAGATTTTTACGCCGAACCAATCCAAATCATTCCGTTAAAAGATGAACGATTGGCTGTTTATCCTAAATAA